A genomic segment from Methanophagales archaeon encodes:
- the fliE gene encoding flagellar hook-basal body complex protein FliE, producing the protein MAAGKIQVLAFVGAPAAGKTEAASVARELGIPVVVMGDVIREELKRRGIELSDANAGRIATELRRRHGMDAIAKRCIPYIERASEKAGSEVVVVDGIRGIAEVEAFKVRFGADFLLVNIHAPLFLRYSRLKKRGRGDDSLSLEEFRRREEREIGWGMGEAMKKASVVIKNEGSLADFKAQIRELLLRSLSKHKHKQA; encoded by the coding sequence GTGGCTGCAGGAAAGATACAGGTATTAGCTTTTGTCGGCGCTCCTGCGGCAGGCAAAACCGAAGCGGCATCTGTGGCGAGGGAGCTGGGCATTCCGGTAGTGGTGATGGGGGATGTAATAAGAGAGGAACTGAAGAGGCGTGGTATCGAATTGAGTGATGCAAATGCAGGTAGAATCGCAACCGAGCTACGGCGCAGGCATGGTATGGACGCGATTGCAAAGAGGTGTATACCGTATATAGAGCGTGCGAGTGAAAAAGCAGGCAGTGAGGTGGTTGTTGTTGATGGTATAAGGGGAATAGCGGAGGTGGAGGCATTTAAAGTGCGATTTGGTGCTGATTTCCTGCTTGTTAACATCCATGCACCTCTTTTTCTCAGGTATAGCCGGCTAAAAAAACGTGGTAGAGGTGATGACTCTTTAAGTCTCGAGGAGTTCAGAAGACGAGAGGAGCGTGAGATAGGATGGGGTATGGGGGAGGCGATGAAGAAAGCATCAGTGGTTATAAAGAACGAAGGTTCACTGGCGGATTTTAAGGCACAGATAAGGGAGCTACTGCTACGTTCTCTGAGTAAGCACAAACATAAGCAAGCATAA
- a CDS encoding DUF22 domain-containing protein, translating to MAKIEIVCWKDRIGGEIKREVVEAFSYGFTVGPHGEWEMVIANEDKEVKKDALVNIKIEQIEVPPRSIVVPCPLMRHALGIVTSFAAVGKPKRVEGRRLLDEAIFHPIFDGTINKGQLLGVVNIFYAAIERRLVRGAAERWLQERYRY from the coding sequence ATGGCAAAGATAGAAATCGTTTGCTGGAAGGATAGAATAGGTGGAGAGATCAAGAGAGAAGTAGTAGAAGCATTCAGCTATGGGTTTACTGTGGGACCGCATGGTGAATGGGAGATGGTGATTGCGAATGAGGACAAAGAAGTGAAGAAGGACGCACTCGTGAATATAAAGATAGAGCAGATAGAAGTGCCTCCAAGGTCAATAGTGGTGCCATGCCCACTAATGCGTCATGCGCTTGGCATAGTTACTTCATTCGCAGCAGTGGGTAAGCCGAAACGAGTTGAAGGCAGGAGACTCCTTGACGAGGCTATCTTTCACCCAATATTTGATGGTACAATAAATAAAGGGCAATTACTCGGTGTTGTAAATATATTCTACGCAGCTATTGAAAGAAGGCTTGTACGGGGTGCAGCGGAGAGGTGGCTGCAGGAAAGATACAGGTATTAG
- the pssA gene encoding CDP-diacylglycerol--serine O-phosphatidyltransferase — protein MQNDDLNINILKLIKLPDLISICNALLGFLAILLVLSGGSEALKDALVVILSAAVIDGLDGLVARRIESSHMGRYLDSLADMVSFGTAPAILAFVLINDRLMTVVCSAYLICGELRLARFDARAAEATTGDMDVDFEGLPITGSAVVLASFMLLALELHLHLVSSLFLNFLMAALCILMTSRIRYRNLRDMRIVIPLGCIFFALILFYALHSPLFIYPTAIITALAAFYICSPAATYLKEMRSSLTEIPSEHEK, from the coding sequence ATGCAGAATGACGACCTGAATATCAATATTCTAAAGCTGATAAAACTACCCGATTTAATATCCATTTGTAATGCGTTATTAGGCTTCTTAGCCATCCTGCTTGTACTCTCTGGTGGTAGTGAGGCATTAAAGGATGCACTTGTGGTTATTCTATCAGCAGCGGTTATTGATGGTCTGGATGGACTGGTAGCGAGGAGGATAGAAAGCTCGCACATGGGCAGATACCTCGATTCGCTCGCTGATATGGTCTCCTTTGGCACTGCACCTGCCATCCTCGCCTTCGTGTTGATAAACGACCGTCTCATGACTGTGGTATGCAGTGCGTATCTGATATGTGGAGAGTTAAGACTCGCGAGATTCGATGCAAGAGCAGCAGAAGCTACCACAGGAGATATGGACGTGGACTTTGAGGGTTTACCAATCACAGGCAGTGCGGTAGTTCTGGCTTCTTTTATGCTGCTTGCGCTCGAACTGCACCTGCACCTTGTAAGCTCATTATTCCTGAACTTTTTAATGGCTGCTCTATGCATCCTTATGACGAGCAGGATACGATATAGAAACCTTAGAGATATGAGAATAGTGATTCCACTGGGCTGCATCTTCTTCGCTCTGATACTATTCTACGCGTTACATTCCCCGCTGTTCATTTATCCCACTGCTATCATTACCGCTTTAGCCGCTTTCTATATCTGCAGTCCAGCAGCTACCTACCTTAAGGAGATGAGAAGCTCACTCACTGAAATACCTTCGGAGCATGAGAAATAG
- a CDS encoding anaerobic ribonucleoside-triphosphate reductase activating protein, translating to METESETETRIRVNLGGIIHFSTIDWRGKAAIVIFLRRCPFRCIYCQNYNLIETDNYVDMKEIEEAIRDSEDFIDAVVLSGGEPFMQPDAIAAISKYARQRSLYLGVQTNGYYPDAVEALLDADAFDKIFLDIKAPLGTISTCTNANTNTNTRYEELTKVHGVSERVRKTLEILLAKDVDAELITTVFKNIVGAAEVKQIVEELHDMGATCYPYVIQQGRIERIPPDAGLSERNIFSYEELEELASLAYHTAPLKEVRIRTRERGEEVMYKYK from the coding sequence ATGGAAACGGAATCGGAAACGGAAACGAGAATAAGAGTAAATCTCGGTGGTATAATCCACTTCTCCACGATAGACTGGCGCGGTAAAGCAGCAATAGTGATATTCCTCAGAAGGTGCCCGTTTCGCTGTATCTACTGCCAGAATTACAACCTCATAGAGACTGACAATTATGTGGATATGAAAGAGATAGAAGAAGCGATAAGAGATAGCGAGGATTTCATTGATGCTGTGGTACTATCAGGTGGCGAGCCATTCATGCAACCCGATGCAATAGCTGCGATCTCCAAATACGCACGGCAGAGGTCGCTTTATCTCGGAGTACAGACGAACGGTTACTATCCCGACGCAGTAGAAGCTTTGCTTGATGCCGATGCTTTTGATAAAATCTTCCTCGATATCAAAGCGCCATTGGGTACTATCAGTACCTGTACCAATGCCAATACCAATACTAATACACGCTATGAAGAACTGACAAAAGTGCATGGCGTTTCAGAACGAGTGCGGAAGACATTGGAGATACTCCTCGCGAAAGATGTTGATGCTGAATTAATAACAACGGTATTCAAGAATATCGTAGGTGCTGCAGAAGTGAAACAGATAGTAGAAGAGCTTCATGACATGGGTGCGACATGTTACCCTTATGTAATACAGCAGGGTAGAATCGAGCGTATACCCCCTGATGCAGGCTTGAGCGAGAGGAACATCTTTAGCTATGAAGAACTGGAGGAACTCGCTTCTCTTGCTTATCACACTGCACCGCTAAAGGAGGTTAGAATCCGAACACGAGAGAGGGGGGAAGAAGTGATGTATAAATATAAATAG
- a CDS encoding M42 family metallopeptidase, which yields MRELKELLARLAEAGGISGYEGAIREIVEEELREYVDEIRTDRLGNLIARKGGKSPSVMIAAHLDEIGLMVKQIEPEGFLRFSTIGGWFDQTLLNQRVVLQPQLEGEGGDIVYGVIGSKPPHRMKKEEREKVIKAEDMFIDIGAKSEEEVSKLGITIGTPVIIDGYFTSLINDRVTCKAFDNRSGVAVMIEALRRVNTEFELYAVGTVQEEVGLKGARTSAFELNPDVAIAIDTDIAGGHPGIEKKETTVELDKGPVITVSDASGRGIITPPAVLKWLKDTASRYNIQYQLSVSEGGTTDATAIHLTRGGIPTGVIGVPTRYIHSPVELLSLNDLDKCAELIARALEHVGEFF from the coding sequence ATGAGAGAACTAAAGGAGCTATTGGCAAGATTAGCGGAGGCAGGTGGGATTTCAGGCTATGAAGGTGCGATAAGAGAGATAGTGGAAGAAGAACTGAGGGAGTACGTGGATGAGATAAGGACTGATCGGTTAGGGAATCTGATAGCGAGGAAAGGCGGTAAGAGCCCTTCTGTCATGATAGCTGCGCATCTTGACGAGATAGGGTTGATGGTAAAGCAGATAGAACCAGAGGGTTTCTTACGATTCTCAACCATCGGTGGCTGGTTTGACCAGACATTGCTCAATCAGCGTGTGGTACTGCAACCACAACTAGAGGGTGAAGGTGGCGACATTGTATATGGCGTTATAGGCTCGAAACCACCACACAGAATGAAAAAAGAGGAACGAGAGAAGGTGATCAAAGCTGAGGATATGTTTATAGATATTGGTGCGAAGAGCGAAGAAGAAGTATCAAAGCTGGGCATCACCATCGGTACGCCTGTCATAATAGATGGGTATTTCACATCACTCATAAATGACAGAGTTACGTGCAAAGCCTTTGATAATCGTTCTGGCGTTGCGGTTATGATAGAAGCGCTACGAAGAGTGAACACCGAGTTCGAGTTATATGCAGTGGGCACGGTGCAGGAAGAGGTGGGGCTGAAGGGCGCACGAACGTCTGCATTTGAACTCAATCCCGATGTTGCTATCGCTATTGATACCGATATAGCAGGCGGGCATCCGGGGATAGAGAAGAAAGAAACAACTGTGGAACTGGATAAAGGACCGGTAATCACCGTCTCTGATGCGTCAGGACGCGGTATAATAACACCGCCCGCTGTACTGAAATGGTTAAAGGATACTGCTTCACGATATAATATCCAGTATCAACTGAGTGTGTCCGAAGGTGGGACGACTGATGCCACTGCTATCCATCTCACGAGGGGTGGTATCCCTACCGGTGTGATTGGTGTGCCCACGAGGTATATCCATTCACCCGTGGAACTGTTGAGCCTGAATGACCTGGATAAATGTGCAGAACTCATAGCGAGGGCATTGGAGCACGTGGGTGAATTCTTTTAA
- the argB gene encoding acetylglutamate kinase: MKREEVLIEALPYIRKFYGAKIVIKVGGHALVDELIMDNIMRDTVLLRFIGIKPVVVHGGGPEITKLMEKLGKKPKFIRGLRITDDETLEIARMVLVGSVNERIVSLIGKHGGKGIGLSGNDGKLIVARKKAKQRMEGEEIDLGWVGEIEEINAEIINITAEQGYIPVISPIAVDREGNSLNVNADSVAAEIACVIKAEKLILLTDVVGLLRNPADPSTLISQATPELVNELVAEGVIGGGMIPKVEACLKAAYHDVTAHIIDGKVPHTILLELLTDKGIGTMIKV, encoded by the coding sequence ATGAAGCGAGAAGAGGTTCTGATAGAGGCTTTGCCCTATATTCGTAAGTTTTATGGCGCTAAAATCGTGATAAAGGTCGGTGGACATGCACTGGTGGATGAACTCATAATGGATAACATCATGCGTGATACCGTTCTGCTCAGGTTCATCGGGATAAAACCCGTGGTTGTGCATGGCGGCGGTCCAGAGATAACGAAACTGATGGAGAAACTGGGTAAGAAGCCGAAATTCATCCGTGGGCTTCGCATTACCGATGATGAAACACTGGAGATAGCGCGAATGGTGCTTGTGGGCAGTGTTAATGAACGCATAGTATCGCTGATTGGGAAGCACGGTGGCAAGGGTATCGGGCTCTCGGGCAATGATGGGAAATTGATAGTGGCGAGGAAGAAAGCGAAGCAGCGTATGGAAGGTGAGGAGATAGACCTCGGGTGGGTTGGTGAGATAGAGGAGATCAATGCCGAGATAATTAATATCACAGCAGAGCAGGGTTATATCCCTGTAATATCTCCAATAGCAGTGGACAGGGAGGGAAACAGCCTGAATGTAAATGCCGATTCGGTCGCTGCTGAGATAGCGTGCGTGATAAAAGCAGAAAAGCTGATATTACTCACTGACGTCGTGGGTTTGCTACGTAATCCCGCAGACCCCTCCACTTTGATATCGCAGGCGACACCGGAGCTGGTAAACGAGCTTGTTGCAGAGGGGGTCATAGGTGGTGGGATGATACCGAAGGTGGAAGCATGCTTGAAAGCCGCTTATCATGACGTCACTGCGCACATAATTGATGGTAAAGTACCCCATACTATACTGCTTGAATTGCTCACCGATAAGGGTATTGGGACTATGATAAAAGTGTGA